Proteins encoded within one genomic window of Drosophila willistoni isolate 14030-0811.24 chromosome XL unlocalized genomic scaffold, UCI_dwil_1.1 Seg141, whole genome shotgun sequence:
- the LOC6641291 gene encoding glyoxalase domain-containing protein 4: protein MTTALTTVPGRALHYVFKIGDRAKNAFFFRDILGMKILRHEEFKEGCDAECNGPYDNRWSKTMVGYGPESSHFVIELTYNYGVKSYEMGNDFGGVTIHSSEIVRRATEHSYPISKVNDGHLLTSPDGYRFHVLDKPLPTLNRDPVQSVELLVTDLAASRQYWHDLLKMQLLEQHDHSLLLSYGELQAKLRLTRINEPLNRAKAYGRIAFAVPSSVQPPLHEAVKAVNGTILKPLITLDTPGKATVSVLILADPDGHEICFVDEEGFTQLSQVEPDGSERLDKNIAKDPFQEGNENVEQA from the exons ATGACGACGGCATTAACAACTGTACCAGGACGTGCCTTACACTATGTCTTCAAAATTGGCGATCGGGCGAAAAATGCCTTCTTCTTCCGTGATATCTTAGGAATGAAg ATTTTGCGTCACGAGGAGTTCAAGGAGGGCTGCGATGCTGAATGCAATGG aCCCTACGACAATCGCTGGAGCAAAACAATGGTCGGCTATGGCCCAGAGAGTTCACACTTTGTTATCGAACTGACATACAATTATGGCGTCAAGAGCTACGAAATGG GCAACGATTTTGGTGGCGTCACCATTCACTCGAGCGAGATTGTGCGACGTGCCACTGAGCATTCGTATCCCATTAGCAAGGTGAATGACGGGCATTTGCTTACCTCACCGGATGGCTATCGTTTCCATGTGCTGGACAAGCCATTGCCCACCCTCAATCGTGATCCTGTGCAGAGTGTTGAATTGCTAGTCACCGATTTGGCTGCCTCCCGTCAGTATTGGCATGATCTACTCAAAATGCAGTTGCTTGAGCAGCACGATCATTCGCTGCTCCTGAGCTATGGCGAGCTGCAGGCTAAGCTGCGTTTGACACGCATCAATGAGCCACTGAATCGCGCCAAGGCCTATGGGCGAATAGCCTTCGCTGTGCCCTCCTCCGTCCAGCCTCCCCTGCATGAGGCTGTCAAGGCAGTGAATGGGACCATACTCAAGCCTTTGATCACTCTCGACACACCGGGCAAGGCAACTGTTTCCGTGCTGATATTAGCCGATCCCGATGGCCATGAGATTTGCTTTGTCGACGAGGAAGGCTTCACCCAACTGTCGCAAGTGGAGCCCGATGGTAGCGAACGTTTGGACAAGAACATTGCCAAGGATCCCTTTCAGGAGGGCAACGAAAACGTTGAACAAGCCTGA
- the LOC6641292 gene encoding uncharacterized protein LOC6641292, with protein MRQAESFLPPAGVLAGDKRPWETFDWPAERRRGIYRSWGQYFRNARMNTAAQKYFDKCIDEDGNGGLSKGDDYLALYLRSKFNRSVARTQEAYEDSQHAARVAGPNDAGINTELADTVYDLNRFEDNKRMLHDFVRKYVGTSVKPLEHRLRIVNENFDDCMGDDSLGTFLMENSAQLGGCFEQISREKSPPDLRPRWKILKELNECDVQSVCDKEEKLLSPLEMARRKRKTKIFYQNYLNRAWTDIFFLKTLRQNPNLLLDRYFGSPTKRGEYLNRSFERVKKFTKMLHSRSPMYNELHQRRGNPRMKSQLHESSLYRVQYQTRRNMHSILRTIRVLRQQEDSKRLRRFVEEVMGDYVAIKTTRIMPWKIEFMNEVYNHLALSLCEEFRLPPTKVTPYDKNAMCLLLNIPIVKPLDHQEFVFGDRSTYAYSDGVYTAEQKVSTKRSINHLERRLVFATLPIERTYLLHELADRHVQQNHFVQCLSYAQKAIEEAEHCNSKIWQFLSTMQMAKSHAILHKYERQTEVLDAAYDLAKELKSPKLCTFIELCRMLNKDYITLRKMSQLVASKRLRYKMSNRSSGLSSSQHSSPSNASIVVQNIMA; from the exons atgCGCCAAGCGGAGTCCTTTTTGCCGCCAGCTGGAGTCCTAGCCGGGGATAAGAGACCATGGGAGACGTTTGATTGGCCAGCCGAGCGGCGACGCGGCATCTATCGGAGTTGGGGTCAATATTTTCGGAATGCCAGGATGAATACGGCGGCCCAGAAGTATTTTGACAAGTGCATTGACGAGGACGGAAACGGAGGCCTGTCAAAGGGGGACGACTACTTGGCCCTGTATTTGCGAAGTAAGTTCAATCGGTCGGTGGCCCGAACCCAGGAGGCCTATGAGGATAGCCAGCATGCGGCCCGGGTGGCTGGTCCAAACGATGCTGGCATCAATACGGAACTGGCCGACACCGTGTACGATCTGAATCGGTTCGAGGACAACAAGCGGATGCTGCACGACTTCGTGCGCAAATATGTGGGGACATCGGTGAAGCCTTTGGAGCATCGTTTGCGTATTGTGAATGAGAACTTCGATGATTGCATGGGCGATGATAGCTTGGGCACTTTCTTGATGGAGAACTCAGCGCAATTGGGCGGATGCTTTGAGCAGATTAGTCGCGAGAAGTCGCCTCCAGATTTGCGACCACGTTGGAAAATTCTCAAAGAGCTCAACGAGTGCGATGTCCAGAGTGTGTGCGATAAGGAGGAGAAGCTGTTGTCCCCCTTGGAGATGGCGCGACGCAAGCGTAAGACGAAAATCTTCTATCAAAACTATTTGAATCGAGCCTGGACGGATATATTCTTCCTAAAAACCCTTCGCCAGAATCCCAATCTCCTGTTGGACAGATATTTTGGCTCGCCGACCAAGCGTGGCGAGTATTTGAATAGGTCGTTCGAGCGGGTAAAGAAGTTCACCAAAATGTTGCATTCCCGCAGTCCCATGTACAATGAGTTGCATCAACGTCGCGGCAATCCGCGGATGAAGTCCCAGCTCCACGAGTCGAGTCTCTATCGAGTGCAATATCAGACGAGACGCAATATGCATAGCATATTGCGTACGATCCGGGTCCTCAGGCAACAAGAGGACTCCAAGCGACTGAGGCGGTTCGTTGAGGAGGTGATGGGCGACTATGTGGCCATTAAAACGACTCGCATAATGCCGTGGAAAATTGAATTCATGAACGAGGTCTACAATCATTTGGCCTTGAGTCTGTGTGAGGAGTTCCGTTTGCCACCCACCAAGGTGACGCCCTATGATAAGAATGCCATGTGCCTGTTGCTCAATATTCCCATCGTAAAGCCACTCGATCATCAGGAATTTGTATTCGGTGATCGTTCAACATATGCCTATTCCGATGGTGTATACACGGCCGAGCAGAAAGTTAGCACCAA ACGTTCCATCAATCATTTGGAGCGACGACTCGTTTTTGCCACTCTACCAATCGAAAGGACTTATCTCCTACACGAGCTAGCCGATCGTCATGTCCAACAGAATCATTTCGTGCAATGTCTCTCCTATGCCCAAAAGGCCATCGAAGAGGCCGAACATTGTAATAGCAAAATTTGGCAATTCCTCAGCACCATGCAAATGGCCAAATCCCATGCGATCCTTCACAAATACGAACGGCAAACCGAAGTCCTGGACGCTGCCTACGACCTGGCCAAAGAGCTCAAATCACCCAAATTGTGCACATTTATTGAATTGTGTCGCATGCTCAACAAGGACTACATCACCCTGAGAAAAATGTCCCAACTGGTGGCCAGCAAACGTTTGCGTTACAAAATGTCCAATCGTTCCAGTGGCCTCAGCTCCTCGCAGCACTCCTCGCCCAGTAATGCGTCCATTGTAGTCCAAAATATCATGGCTTGA
- the LOC111518485 gene encoding uncharacterized protein LOC111518485: MSDRTEGRKRKLVIVDELKSMQRQVEMLNVQGHFIPHYVVPIVGDGGCLFAALSFLIFRTQQMARKVRTEIATYVVNNWPTFSILSHDAMGDNYINETYYWSDMSQPYTYGGLCELVAAGQIYPFFFEVYRDGQLFTHAGKPTFPVRRLKFSHDLSSGHFDAYEVETSTPQLQSEQTEG, encoded by the exons ATGAGTGACCGAACAGAAGGAAGGAAAAGAAAACTAGTGATTGTGGATGAACTAAAGTCGATGCAGCGTCAGGTCGAGATGCTAAATGTGCAAGGACACTTCATACCCCATTATGTGGTGCCAATTGTTGGCGATGGCGGCTGCCTATTTGCGGCATTATCATTTTTGATATTTCGCACCCAGCAAATGGCACGCAAGGTGCGAACAGAGATTGCCACCTATGTGGTTAACAATTGGCCGACATTCAGCATTTTGTCGCATGATGCAATGGGCgataattatataaatgaGACGTATTATTGGTCCGATATGTCACAGCCATATACCTATGGTGGCCTCTGTGAATTGGTGGCCGCCGGACAAATCTATCCCTTCTTCTTTGAGGTCTATCGTGATGGTCAACTTTTTACACATGCCGGCAAACCGACCTTTCCTGTCCGTCGTTTGAAATTCTCCCATGATCTATCGTCTGGTCATTTCGATGCCTATGAAGTGGAG ACCTCAACTCCACAACTCCAGTCGGAGCAAACAGAAGGCTAG